One Pseudomonas sp. AN-1 genomic region harbors:
- a CDS encoding sarcosine oxidase subunit gamma: MASLQAQQCIERSPLYRQQAGATLGRLGDSVIVAHYGEHDESAQLQRCALLDLTNLARVGFRGAAAAEYLTARGYALPEAPNRALTQADGSHVARLSQTEYLLLGSLRDAGARIAAEEANWQFGATANYLLPRQDSHAWLLLTGAHIAEVMAKLCGVDLSPAAFPVGAVAQTSAARINVIIVNLPEGELPCFHILCDRASANYFWDALLDAMDEFGGQPAGIDALL, translated from the coding sequence ATGGCCTCTCTGCAAGCCCAGCAATGCATCGAACGCAGCCCGCTGTACCGCCAGCAGGCCGGTGCCACCCTCGGCCGCCTGGGCGACAGCGTGATAGTCGCCCACTACGGCGAGCATGACGAAAGCGCCCAGCTGCAACGCTGCGCGCTGCTCGACCTGACCAACCTGGCGCGCGTCGGCTTTCGCGGCGCCGCGGCCGCCGAGTACCTCACCGCGCGCGGCTATGCCCTGCCGGAGGCGCCCAACCGGGCGCTGACCCAGGCCGACGGCAGCCACGTGGCGCGCCTGTCGCAGACCGAGTACCTGCTGCTCGGCAGCCTGCGCGACGCCGGCGCGCGCATCGCCGCCGAGGAGGCCAACTGGCAGTTCGGCGCGACGGCCAACTACCTGCTGCCGCGCCAGGACAGCCACGCCTGGCTGCTGCTCACCGGCGCGCACATCGCCGAGGTGATGGCCAAGCTCTGCGGCGTCGACCTGAGCCCCGCGGCCTTCCCGGTCGGTGCGGTGGCGCAGACCTCGGCGGCGCGGATCAACGTCATCATCGTCAATCTGCCGGAAGGCGAGCTGCCGTGTTTCCACATCCTCTGCGACCGCGCCTCGGCGAACTACTTCTGGGACGCGCTGCTGGATGCCATGGACGAGTTCGGCGGCCAGCCGGCGGGGATCGACGCGCTGCTGTGA
- a CDS encoding IS4 family transposase, protein MSSASWAEEEMRTANLGDERLNARVAKLLEQLGADPRNSIPTACRSWAETMAAYRFFDNEKATFETVLAPHRDATLQRMECCPVVLLAQDTTELDKWVNLGPKGVGTIKERQKHPRRLHPTVAFTPERVCLGVVAAEWWQRDEPSPRKERRGKGVDEKESRRWIDSYQSSCALQGQLPQSQVVNLADAEGDLYEWFVEYEDVAATTRAQWIVRAAQDRRVLGGAADKLWASVAATPSLGQVEVEVRARPKRPARLAQVTLRSASLTLQPPSRVGHRLPEVMINAVLACEEHPPEGVEPLEWLLLTSLPVEGLAQAVTVVEWYAVRWCIEVYFHVLKNGCQINRLQLETEERLLPCIGLYLVVTWRVLYSLMLGRSCPGLSCELVFEAREWRAAYMVAKRCMPPQTPPSLGEVVMLIASLGGYLGRKHDGPPGPKAMWTGLQRLRDFVIAFEARDALTGTCV, encoded by the coding sequence ATGTCATCCGCGAGCTGGGCTGAGGAAGAGATGCGCACGGCAAACCTGGGCGATGAGCGATTGAATGCGCGTGTCGCCAAGCTGCTGGAGCAGTTGGGTGCAGATCCACGCAACAGCATTCCTACCGCTTGCCGGAGCTGGGCGGAGACGATGGCGGCCTACCGTTTCTTCGATAACGAGAAGGCCACTTTCGAAACAGTTTTGGCCCCCCATCGGGATGCCACCTTGCAGCGCATGGAGTGCTGCCCCGTGGTGCTGTTAGCCCAGGACACGACCGAGCTAGACAAGTGGGTGAATCTGGGCCCCAAGGGAGTGGGCACCATCAAGGAGAGGCAGAAGCATCCCCGCCGACTCCATCCGACCGTGGCATTCACACCGGAGCGGGTTTGTCTGGGCGTGGTGGCGGCCGAGTGGTGGCAGCGTGATGAGCCAAGCCCACGCAAGGAGCGGCGCGGAAAAGGAGTGGACGAGAAGGAAAGTCGACGCTGGATCGACAGCTACCAGAGCAGTTGTGCGCTACAGGGGCAGCTCCCGCAAAGCCAGGTCGTCAATCTCGCCGACGCCGAAGGTGATCTGTACGAGTGGTTCGTCGAGTATGAAGACGTCGCTGCGACGACACGGGCGCAATGGATTGTGCGCGCAGCACAGGATCGCCGCGTGCTGGGCGGTGCTGCCGACAAGCTGTGGGCCTCTGTGGCGGCGACGCCAAGCCTGGGGCAAGTCGAGGTTGAGGTACGGGCGCGCCCGAAACGTCCCGCCCGCCTGGCGCAGGTCACTCTGCGCTCTGCCAGTCTCACGCTGCAACCACCGTCCCGCGTCGGGCATCGCTTGCCTGAGGTCATGATCAATGCCGTCCTGGCTTGCGAGGAGCACCCGCCGGAGGGCGTCGAGCCGTTGGAGTGGTTGCTGCTGACAAGCCTGCCGGTGGAAGGCCTGGCCCAAGCCGTTACAGTCGTCGAATGGTATGCCGTGCGCTGGTGTATCGAGGTTTACTTCCACGTTCTGAAGAATGGTTGCCAGATCAATCGACTGCAGCTGGAGACCGAAGAGCGACTACTGCCCTGCATCGGGCTTTACCTGGTCGTGACATGGCGGGTGCTGTACAGCCTGATGTTGGGGCGAAGCTGTCCAGGTCTGAGCTGCGAGCTGGTGTTCGAGGCTCGGGAGTGGCGGGCCGCCTACATGGTGGCCAAGCGTTGCATGCCGCCACAGACTCCCCCCTCGCTGGGTGAGGTCGTGATGCTGATAGCCAGCCTGGGCGGCTATTTGGGGCGCAAGCACGATGGGCCACCCGGGCCCAAGGCAATGTGGACCGGGCTGCAGCGGTTGCGGGACTTTGTCATCGCTTTTGAGGCCCGCGACGCGCTCACCGGGACTTGTGTATAA